Proteins co-encoded in one Roseiconus lacunae genomic window:
- a CDS encoding alpha/beta hydrolase family protein produces the protein MKTRYPVVLPSSQRYGETGRRHSTGLIMACLAVIAGVVTNSTGFAQSKHAEQDKTATHASAVGGDELAARYFRQQTEQIARQSFRDIQSLEDWTNKRGEFREQLLDMLGLNPFPERGDLRPVVTGRHEADGVTVENLHFQSMPGLYVTANFYRPKHQDGPLPAILYVCGHGGERDRNGTSLGNKTHYQHHGAWFARNGYVCLTIDTIQLGEIEGIHHGTYREKMWWWNNRGYTPAGVEAFNCVRSLDYLQSRPEVDGERIGVTGRSGGGVYSWWVAAIDERIKVAVPVAGITNLKNQVIDGCVEGHCDCMFMVNRFRWDFAKIAALVAPRPLLITNSDSDSIFPLDGVVDLHQDVRRIYEFYGKPSQLGLHISQGPHKDTQELRIGAFRWMNRFLRDDESLIDDVATPRFEREQLKVFDQLPNDEIVTDIHDHFVPKVQPGLAIDSNDAVDQVIKKLHEMTFNGWPKKHAKLDVRDVTGDDAGPDCKVIEYTSQKPYRLKALLICRAKDRKAPTEVTILDQTSYRSFAPALATLFPSQFPEMKPDPTKVDDVIDPSCSCNRVFLMPRDVGPTRSNEEERARTHLRRRYMLLGQTLAGQQIYDVCRGLKALEKVDALRSSSVTVSGEGDAAVFAAYAALMSQSIAYHGSLDLPNFNRDAPDLLNVSRVIELSDVQRIVESEGWPRSQ, from the coding sequence ATGAAAACTAGGTACCCTGTCGTACTGCCGAGCAGCCAACGTTACGGTGAAACCGGACGTCGGCATTCGACTGGACTGATAATGGCATGCTTGGCGGTCATTGCCGGTGTGGTGACAAATTCGACGGGGTTCGCCCAATCGAAGCATGCGGAACAAGATAAAACAGCAACGCATGCCTCCGCCGTCGGCGGAGACGAATTGGCCGCGCGATACTTTCGGCAACAGACAGAGCAAATCGCTCGACAATCATTTCGCGACATTCAATCACTTGAAGACTGGACGAACAAACGCGGAGAGTTTCGCGAGCAGTTGCTGGACATGCTGGGGTTAAATCCGTTTCCTGAACGAGGTGACTTGCGGCCAGTCGTCACGGGGCGCCATGAAGCGGACGGCGTGACCGTCGAAAACTTGCATTTTCAATCAATGCCGGGTCTCTACGTCACCGCAAATTTCTATCGGCCAAAACACCAAGACGGTCCACTTCCCGCGATTCTTTACGTCTGTGGACACGGTGGCGAACGAGATCGTAACGGTACCAGTCTAGGCAATAAAACGCACTATCAGCACCACGGTGCTTGGTTCGCCCGCAACGGCTACGTATGTTTGACGATCGATACGATTCAGCTCGGCGAAATCGAAGGCATTCATCATGGCACCTATCGCGAAAAGATGTGGTGGTGGAATAACCGAGGATATACCCCCGCGGGTGTGGAGGCATTTAATTGCGTTCGCTCGCTGGACTATCTGCAGTCACGTCCGGAAGTGGACGGCGAACGAATCGGAGTGACGGGGCGAAGTGGCGGAGGCGTGTACTCGTGGTGGGTCGCTGCGATCGACGAACGTATCAAAGTCGCGGTTCCGGTTGCCGGGATCACCAACCTTAAAAATCAGGTCATCGATGGCTGCGTCGAAGGTCATTGCGATTGCATGTTCATGGTCAATCGATTTCGCTGGGACTTTGCCAAAATCGCGGCACTGGTCGCACCAAGGCCATTGCTGATCACGAACAGTGATAGCGATTCAATTTTCCCACTCGACGGTGTCGTAGATTTGCATCAAGACGTCCGCCGCATCTATGAGTTCTATGGCAAACCCAGCCAACTTGGATTGCATATCAGTCAAGGACCACACAAAGACACGCAAGAATTGCGGATCGGAGCGTTTCGATGGATGAATCGGTTCTTGCGTGATGACGAGTCATTGATTGACGATGTCGCGACGCCCCGGTTCGAACGAGAGCAGCTCAAGGTGTTTGACCAATTGCCGAACGACGAAATCGTCACCGACATACACGACCATTTTGTTCCGAAGGTTCAACCAGGGCTCGCGATCGATTCAAACGATGCTGTCGATCAGGTCATCAAGAAACTTCACGAGATGACCTTCAACGGCTGGCCAAAGAAACACGCGAAGCTGGACGTTCGTGACGTGACCGGCGACGATGCGGGTCCTGACTGCAAAGTAATTGAGTACACCAGTCAGAAACCTTATCGATTAAAGGCACTGTTGATCTGTAGGGCGAAGGATCGCAAGGCACCAACGGAAGTCACGATCTTGGATCAAACCAGCTACCGATCGTTTGCTCCGGCACTCGCAACACTGTTCCCGAGTCAATTCCCAGAAATGAAGCCGGACCCAACCAAAGTCGATGATGTCATCGATCCGTCGTGTTCGTGCAACCGAGTGTTTTTGATGCCGCGCGATGTCGGACCGACTCGATCGAATGAGGAAGAACGTGCGCGGACGCACTTGCGGAGGCGGTACATGTTGCTAGGGCAAACGCTTGCCGGGCAACAAATCTATGACGTCTGTCGAGGGTTGAAGGCGCTCGAAAAAGTCGACGCGTTGCGTTCGAGTTCGGTCACGGTCAGCGGTGAAGGCGACGCGGCGGTGTTCGCCGCCTATGCAGCTCTGATGAGCCAGTCTATCGCCTATCACGGCAGCCTGGATTTACCAAACTTTAATCGTGACGCGCCGGATTTGTTGAACGTCAGTCGGGTGATCGAGTTGTCCGACGTCCAACGCATCGTTGAATCCGAAGGCTGGCCGCGTTCTCAATAG